The Solanum pennellii chromosome 11, SPENNV200 genome contains a region encoding:
- the LOC107004983 gene encoding acetolactate synthase small subunit 1, chloroplastic codes for MAATAAVSQIPLTGMRKNSLLPALIKPASPGRTGSRNISFGFKKVLPVNVIASSNGSGSTDNGAVSVARTAPVTPPSPASSRVKSHTISVFVGDESGIINRIAGVFARRGYNIESLAVGLNKDKALFTIVVSGTEKVLQQVVEQLNKLVNVWKVEDLSREPQVERELMLIKLNADATTKAEIMWLVDIFRGKIVDISEHFLTIEVTGDPGKMAAVLRNLSKFGISELARTGKIALRREKMGEDAPFWRFSAASYPDLEEKLPSILNNKSRPIDNGASNDPGGDVYPVESSDEISVNQVLDAHWGYLYDGDLTGIRSHTLSMLVNNAPGVLNLISGVISRRGYNVQSLAVGPAETEGLSRITTVVPGTDETIGKLVKQFNKLIDVHEVRDITHLPFAERELMLIKVASNAAARRDVLDIASIFRAKPVDVSDHTVTLELTGDFNKLLALQRLLEPYGICEVARTGRVALIRESGVDSTYLRGYALPQ; via the exons ATGGCGGCGACGGCGGCAGTGTCGCAGATTCCATTGACAGGGATGAGGAAGAACAGTTTGTTACCAGCATTGATTAAACCAGCTTCGCCTGGAAGAACCGGTAGCCGGAATATCAGTTTCGGTTTTAAAAAGGTTTTGCCGGTAAATGTTATAGCGAGTAGTAATGGAAGTGGTAGTACTGATAATGGCGCTGTTTCTGTTGCACGTACAGCTCCAGTAACTCCTCCTTCGCCTGCTAGCTCTCG GGTGAAAAGTCACACCATTTCAGTATTTGTTGGGGATGAAAGTGGCATAATCAATAGAATTGCTGGAGTTTTTGCTCGAAGGGGTTACAATATTGAGTCACTTGCTGTTGGTTTGAACAAGGATAAAGCTCTCTTTACCATAGTAGTCTCAGGAACTGAGAAGGTCTTGCAACAAGTCGTAGAGCAGCTCAACAAGCTCGTGAATGTCTGGAAG GTGGAGGATCTGTCAAGAGAACCACAAGTGGAACGGGAGTTGATGCTCATAAAACTGAATGCAGACGCAACCACAAAAGCTGAA ATCATGTGGTTAGTGGACATCTTCAGAGGAAAAATTGTGGATATATCAGAACACTTTCTGACTATTGAG GTAACTGGTGATCCAGGGAAGATGGCTGCCGTTCTGAGAAATTTAAGCAAGTTTGGGATTAGTGAACTAGCCCGAACTGGAAAG ATTGCTTTGAGACGAGAAAAGATGGGTGAGGATGCTCCTTTTTGGAGGTTTTCTGCAGCTTCTTATCCAGATCTCGAAGAAAAACTTCCCAGTATCCTGAACAACAAAAGTCGACCAATTGACAATGGAGCCAGCAATGATCCAGGG GGTGATGTTTATCCTGTGGAATCCAGTGATGAAATCTCAGTTAATCAAGTTCTCGATGCCCACTGGGGATATCTGTATGATGGAGAT TTGACTGGGATTCGATCACACACATTAAGCATGCTTGTCAACAATGCTCCTGGGGTCCTAAATTTGATAAGTGGTGTTATATCTCGACGAGGGTATAACGTTCAG AGTCTTGCTGTAGGCCCTGCAGAGACAGAGGGGCTTTCACGTATTACCACAGTGGTCCCTGGAACTGATGAAACCATAGGGAAATTGGTCAAGCAATTTAACAAGTTGATAGATGTTCATGAG GTTCGAGATATAACTCATTTGCCATTTGCTGAGCGGGAGCTAATGCTCATTAAAGTAGCCTCCAATGCAGCAGCAAGGAGGGATGTCCTTGATATTGCCAGTATTTTCCGTGCTAAACCTGTTGATGTGTCTGATCATACAGTAACATTGGag TTGACTGGGGACTTCAACAAGCTGTTGGCGTTGCAAAGACTACTGGAGCCTTATGGCATTTGTGAG GTGGCTCGTACAGGGCGGGTAGCATTGATACGAGAATCTGGTGTTGACTCAACGTACCTCCGGGGTTATGCTCTTCCTCAATAG
- the LOC107003385 gene encoding protein arv1 homolog produces MVIKCGTESEKEISYRCVQCGFSVATLYIQYSPGNIRLMKCGNCKAVADEYIECELMILVIDLILHKIKAYRHLFYNRFSRETLHNEVLLWKLSLGFLILDAYQMLAVCTTQDERSLPASFALFLGLCGKVLMGVFFGNLMFLGIILFGTRKFLNAKIGDSRCKHILLSILVSSYFKIFVIAMMVWEFPSSVVSIIKMFVLSSNALALLVITDAVMIRCIWICFAAHAMKFLVTQGLGAYQKLVLW; encoded by the exons ATGGTGATAAAATGTGGAACTGAAAGTGAAAAGGAGATCAGTTATAGATGTGTTCAGTGTGGATTCTCAGTTGCAACTCTTTACATACAGTACTCTCCTGGCAATATCCGTCTCATGAAATGc GGAAATTGCAAAGCAGTTGCTGATGAGTACATTGAATGTGAACTTATG ATATTGGTCATTGACTTGATTTTGCATAAAATTAAAGCCTACAGACACTTGTTCTACAATAGGTTCTCGAGAGAGACTTTGCATAATGAG GTCTTGTTGTGGAAATTATCTTTGGGTTTCCTCATTTTAGATGCTT ACCAAATGTTGGCGGTATGTACAACTCAAGATGAGAGGAGTTTGCCTGCAAGCTTTGCCTTATTTCTGGGACTTTGTGGAAAG GTGCTCATGGGCGTCTTCTTTGGGAATCTCATGTTCCTTGGCATAATTCTATTTGGCACAAGGAAGTTTCTGAATGCAAAAATAGGAGATTCAAG GTGTAAGCATATATTGCTTTCGATCCTCGTTTCGAGTTACTTCAAGATTTTTGTTATTGCCATGATG GTGTGGGAGTTTCCCTCTTCCGTTGTTTCCATCATTAAAATGTTTGTCTTGTCATCTAATGCACTAGCATTACTGG TGATCACAGATGCAGTCATGATTCGATGCATATGGATCTGCTTTGCTGCACATGCCATGAAATTCCTTGTTACTCAAGGTCTAGGAGCATATCAAAAGCTAGTTCTTTGGTAG